One genomic segment of Streptosporangiales bacterium includes these proteins:
- a CDS encoding polyketide cyclase yields the protein MTDRSVKHSTFTLERTYSAPPAQVFAAWADRDTKAKWFAANDGDYTLDFRVGGAEAAHGRTEDGAEIVAESVYRDILTNERIVYTTLLYGRGVLATVSVTTVEFVPDGTGTHLVLTEQDTFLDDQEQPEWRQQGTGDWLDALGRELGQP from the coding sequence ATGACCGACCGTTCGGTGAAGCACAGCACGTTCACGCTGGAACGGACCTACTCCGCCCCTCCCGCGCAGGTGTTCGCGGCCTGGGCCGATCGCGACACGAAGGCGAAGTGGTTCGCGGCCAACGACGGCGACTACACCCTCGACTTCCGTGTCGGCGGCGCCGAGGCCGCCCACGGACGCACCGAAGACGGGGCGGAGATCGTCGCGGAGTCGGTCTACCGCGACATCCTCACCAACGAGCGCATCGTCTACACCACCTTGCTGTACGGCCGCGGGGTTCTGGCGACCGTGTCGGTGACCACCGTGGAGTTCGTCCCCGACGGCACGGGCACGCACCTGGTGCTCACCGAACAGGACACCTTCCTCGACGACCAGGAACAGCCCGAGTGGCGCCAACAAGGCACCGGCGACTGGCTGGACGCGCTCGGACGCGAACTCGGCCAGCCCTGA
- a CDS encoding metalloregulator ArsR/SmtB family transcription factor, whose product MLNHESTAADRVFHALADANRRAIIQRLTRGPATVSELARMLGVTVAATVQHLQVLQASELVRSEKAGRVRTCQIDPSGLRRAEEWLRLQRTTWEHRLDRLGDVLGESAADHSTTATTSDDPTTTPRWEPRS is encoded by the coding sequence GGTGTTCCACGCTCTCGCCGATGCCAACCGGCGGGCGATCATCCAGCGCCTGACACGCGGCCCGGCCACGGTGAGCGAGCTGGCGCGCATGCTCGGTGTGACGGTCGCGGCCACGGTTCAGCACCTGCAGGTGCTGCAGGCCAGCGAGCTGGTTCGGTCGGAGAAGGCCGGACGCGTCCGCACCTGCCAGATCGATCCATCCGGCCTGCGGCGCGCCGAGGAGTGGCTGCGCCTCCAGCGAACGACGTGGGAGCACCGCCTCGACCGTCTCGGCGATGTCCTTGGTGAGAGCGCGGCCGACCACTCCACGACAGCCACGACCTCAGACGACCCCACCACGACTCCACGTTGGGAGCCCAGATCATGA